The Caldicellulosiruptoraceae bacterium PP1 nucleotide sequence CAATATTATTATTTGATAAAAAAATAGCTTCTTCTGAGCCCCTACCATATATATAAGGATCACCACCTTTTAATCTGCATACTGTCATTCCATTTTTTGCATACTCAACCAACTTATAATTTATCTCATCTTGAGACATATAATGTCTTTTGTTTTCCTTACCACAAAAAATCTTAATACAATCATGTTTAGTGTAATTAAGAATATTTTTATCAATTAATTTATCATATAATATTACATCACATTCCTGAATAATTTTCATAGCTTTTATTGTTAATAGTTCTTCTGTTCCTATACCAGCACCAATTAAATATACCTTTCCACTCAAAGTACTCGCATCCTTTATTTTAAATTTTATATTATTTCATCTATTAACAAATCTCTATCAGTTATTTGTCCATTAACAGAGTATTTTCTTATAACACCATCTTTTTCTATCATTGCTATTATTTTTATATTGTTATGGTTTATTTTGCAATAAACACCAATCGGAGATGAACAACCACCACCAAGCCTTTTTAATATATCCTTTTCAATATCAGCTTCTTGGTGTACGATATTATCATCTATCTCTGTTAATATTTGCCTATATTCGCTATATTTTAAAATTTCTACACAGATAATACCCTGTCCTGCTGCAGGTATAACTTCTTCACAATCAAAATATGTTAAATTATATTCCCATAAATCTAATCTTTTTATAGCAGCGGCTGAAATAATAATCCCATCAAGATTTAGTTCTTTAATCTTATTTATTCTTGTGTGAATATTACCTCTTATTGGTATAAATTCAATACCTTTTTTTATGTTATTTAATTGAATGATTCTTCTTCTACTTGATGTACCTATTCTTGATCCTTCTTTAAGATCATAAAAATTAACATCTTTATATGTTAGAAAAACATCACGTGGATCATCTCGAATAGGTGTTGCAACAATATCAAATCTATTATCAATATTTACAGGTAAATCTTTAAAACTATGAACAGCAGCATCTGCATTAGAAGACAGTAGAGCATTTTCAAGTTCTTTTGTAAACACTCCTGTCATATTAATCTTATCAAATGTATCAAGATTTCTATCACCATATGATTGAACAAATATCTTTTCACAACTAATATCAAATCTTTGCCTTAATTTGTTTATTATTAAATTTGTTTGAATTTGAGCTAAAGCACTTTTTCTAGTTGCAAGCCTAATCTTCATTTAAAATATCCTCATTTCTAATTAAAGTATAAGCTTCATAAAATTTATCACTATTTAAATAGTTCATTATTGTCTTTATTAATTCTTTGTTATTACTATTTTTAATTTTTTCTCTTATTTTTTGAGAGTACTTATAAAAATCAAGATACTTTTTAGTATTATTTATAAATCTCTGCATAAGAAATCTTGCAAATGTTGGATTCCCATTTAATGTGTTTATAGCAATGTGAAAATCTTCAAAAGTTTCTTGCATAGGTATAATTGTATTACCATATTGTGCATTCTTACACACAACATAAAGTTTAGAGTACTTATTACAATGCTCAATTATTTCTTTTATTTTTTCATCATTATCAATAGCAATAATAATTAAATGTTTATCAATAATAACTTCTTCTGAATACTGCATATTTATAAAATAAATATCATTATTCTTTAATAGATTGAAGCTATCAATAAATTTATCAGAAACAACATATACACTACAACCCCTTTTTACAAATCCTTTTGCTTTTAAATAGCCAGCCTTACCTCCCCCAATTATGCATACTTTAACTTTTTGAGATATCAAAGATATTGATGATAGTTTACTTAAGTAAATATTTTTTTCAAAATATTTAGGCATTCTTCTCCACGCCCTTCTTTAAACTCATCTTTTAAAACCTCTATAGCCCTGTCATATATTGTAAACACAGGGTATTCAATACTTTCAATAATTTGATTCTTATTATTATCTTTGATATTTTCTGATTGTATTTTCTTTAATAATTCATAAAAACTATATTCACATAACCTTTTAATAGATTCTTGAAAGGTATTTATTGGTTCTCTATATATTCTAAAATCATACCACATCATAAATCTACTAACAGCTTCTTCAATTATATATGAATTTTCCGATGAAACTTTTTCGCGAAGATTTTTATTTTCTTTGTCAATCTTATTTATATCATCAATATTAATTACTTCTATATTTTTTAAACTATATATATCATCTTCAACATCCCTTGGAAATGCTAAATCATATATCACAAGTTTAAGGTCGGTTATGTCCTCTTTATGAATAATTGGATGAGGTGATGATGTTGCCGAGATTATTGCATCAACATATTCATAAAAACTTTTTCTATCTTTAATATTAAAAAATTCAACGCTTCTTAGTTCATTAAAAGTTTTTGCATTATCAAGATTCCTAACTCCGATATATATCTTTTCTATTGAGTTCATATTAAGATGTTGAAAACACATTTTTGATATCTCGCCAAAACCAAGTATCATAATTCTTTTGATATTTCTTTTTTGAATATCATTTGATACTATACTTCCAATTGATAGTGGATACCTATTAAAATTACATTTACTTCTAAATTCTTTTGAAACTGAAAAAGCTTGTTCAAATAATCTTTTCAATACTGTTTTGATACTTTTACTTAAAACAGCTTTATTATATGCTTCTTTTATCTGATGTACAATTTGTTCTTCTCCAATAATTAAAGAGTTAATCCCAGAAATTAATTTAAATAAATGTTCAACAACCTCTATGTTTTTTTTGATATATATGAAAGGCTTAATATCCTCTTTAAATGCAAATAAATTAAAAATATCATTTATATTAAAATTGTCTTCAAAAGCTAAATATATTTCTGTTCTTGCACAAGTTTGAAGTATTAAGAATTCGATATCAAATTTAAGTAAAATATTCTCAAATTCATTAATCCTACTCTTTGATAGATATATTTTTTCTCTTATATTAATTGGTATATTTTGGTCAATACCAAGAAGGGCTATCATTCAATCATCTCCAAAAGTTTTTTATTTTTAATTTATCACATATTAAGATAGCACTATTTTAACGAAAAAAATAGACATTATTAATAAAAATACTCAAATAATTTTAATAAAACTAAGAGCCCCTAAAATAAAAAGATATTAGGGACTCTAAGAATATAAAAAATAAGTGTTTTATAAGCCTTGTTTCTGAAGATTTAATGTTTCATTCATACTTCCTGTTCTATATCCTTTTAAATCAAGAACAGGGTATATAAATCCTAAGCTTTTAAAATAATTATATACTTTTTGACAGTTATCATTGTTTAAAAGTATTGCCATCTCTTCAGGTTTAACTTCAATTCTTCCTATATTTCCATGATATCTTACTCTAACTTGACTAAAGCCCATATTTATCAAAAATTGCTCAGCTTTATCAATCATTTCAATCTTTTCTTTTGTAATTTCCTCACCATAAGGAAATCTTGATGAAAGACAAGCAAAAGATGGTAAATTCCAAGTATTTAAACCAATTTCTTTTGACAAAAAACGTATTTCATCTTTAGTTAACTTTGCTTGTCTTAATGGGCTTAAGATTTTTAATTCTTCAATTGCTTTAAGTCCTGGCCTATAATCGTCCAAATCATTATAATTTGAGCCTTCAGCAATATTTGTTATATTATTTTTTTTAGCTACTTCAAACATTTTTGTAAAAAGCTCTTTTTTACACAAATAACATCTATTAACAGGATTTTTTGAAAAGCCCTCTATACTTAATTCATTTGTGGTAATAACAATATGTTTAATCCCATATTCTTGAGTAAATCTCTTAGCTTTTTCTAATTCCCTTTGAGGAAATGTTTCTGATATGGCTGTAACTGCTAAAACCTTATCACCTAATACATCAAAAGCAACTTTAAGTAAAAATGACGAATCTACTCCTCCAGAGAAAGCAACAATAAGGCCATCAAGAGAAGACAAGTAATTTTTTAAAAAATTAAATTTTTCATACGTATTCATTAAATCACCCTTCTTTTTTAGACTTAAGAAAATCATAACATGTATTCTAATTCATAATTATCATCTGAATCCTTATACTTTATTTCTCTAAACTTCATAAAATCAAACCATTTGTTTGCAAAATATTCATCAATAAACTTGCCATCATATAATGATAATTCATCTAAGAATTTCTGAAAATCTATGTCTGTTTTAACTTTTATATAAAATCCTCTTGTATTTATTAATGGTACCATAGAATAATTATATCCCTTAATACTTTCAATATCTATTAATATTGAATTTCTTATCTTTGCAACAACTTTCTGCTCTAAATCAAATATATCAAAGTTCTCTGGGTATAAATAAGTGCGACCATTTATAGGTACAACATCACCAATTTTGAAAATTTCAGGTTTACTATTAACCTTTTGAACTATATTCACATTTAGTTGATAATAATATTCATCAAAGCAGTTGACAACAATCTCATGCTCTTCACTTACCAATTTGCATGCATTTTGAAAACCATAATCTAGCCCTAATACA carries:
- the hemC gene encoding hydroxymethylbilane synthase translates to MKIRLATRKSALAQIQTNLIINKLRQRFDISCEKIFVQSYGDRNLDTFDKINMTGVFTKELENALLSSNADAAVHSFKDLPVNIDNRFDIVATPIRDDPRDVFLTYKDVNFYDLKEGSRIGTSSRRRIIQLNNIKKGIEFIPIRGNIHTRINKIKELNLDGIIISAAAIKRLDLWEYNLTYFDCEEVIPAAGQGIICVEILKYSEYRQILTEIDDNIVHQEADIEKDILKRLGGGCSSPIGVYCKINHNNIKIIAMIEKDGVIRKYSVNGQITDRDLLIDEII
- a CDS encoding NAD(P)-dependent oxidoreductase, yielding MPKYFEKNIYLSKLSSISLISQKVKVCIIGGGKAGYLKAKGFVKRGCSVYVVSDKFIDSFNLLKNNDIYFINMQYSEEVIIDKHLIIIAIDNDEKIKEIIEHCNKYSKLYVVCKNAQYGNTIIPMQETFEDFHIAINTLNGNPTFARFLMQRFINNTKKYLDFYKYSQKIREKIKNSNNKELIKTIMNYLNSDKFYEAYTLIRNEDILNED
- the hemA gene encoding glutamyl-tRNA reductase; translated protein: MIALLGIDQNIPINIREKIYLSKSRINEFENILLKFDIEFLILQTCARTEIYLAFEDNFNINDIFNLFAFKEDIKPFIYIKKNIEVVEHLFKLISGINSLIIGEEQIVHQIKEAYNKAVLSKSIKTVLKRLFEQAFSVSKEFRSKCNFNRYPLSIGSIVSNDIQKRNIKRIMILGFGEISKMCFQHLNMNSIEKIYIGVRNLDNAKTFNELRSVEFFNIKDRKSFYEYVDAIISATSSPHPIIHKEDITDLKLVIYDLAFPRDVEDDIYSLKNIEVINIDDINKIDKENKNLREKVSSENSYIIEEAVSRFMMWYDFRIYREPINTFQESIKRLCEYSFYELLKKIQSENIKDNNKNQIIESIEYPVFTIYDRAIEVLKDEFKEGRGEECLNILKKIFT
- the larE gene encoding ATP-dependent sacrificial sulfur transferase LarE — translated: MNTYEKFNFLKNYLSSLDGLIVAFSGGVDSSFLLKVAFDVLGDKVLAVTAISETFPQRELEKAKRFTQEYGIKHIVITTNELSIEGFSKNPVNRCYLCKKELFTKMFEVAKKNNITNIAEGSNYNDLDDYRPGLKAIEELKILSPLRQAKLTKDEIRFLSKEIGLNTWNLPSFACLSSRFPYGEEITKEKIEMIDKAEQFLINMGFSQVRVRYHGNIGRIEVKPEEMAILLNNDNCQKVYNYFKSLGFIYPVLDLKGYRTGSMNETLNLQKQGL